A genomic segment from Diceros bicornis minor isolate mBicDic1 chromosome 5, mDicBic1.mat.cur, whole genome shotgun sequence encodes:
- the LOC131405875 gene encoding olfactory receptor 4K3, with product MAWNNQSVITEFILQGLSSSWELQIFYFLFFSIVYAATVLGNLLIMLTIVSEPRLHSPMYFLLGNLSFIDMSLASFATPKMIADFLSDHKAISFEGCITQIFFLHLLGGAEIVLLISMSFDSYVAICKPLRYLTITSRRMCVGLVTLSWIIGIFHAMSQLAFTVNLPFCGPNEVDSFFCDLPLVIKLACVDTYILGVFMISTSGMIALVCFILLVISYTVVLVTVRQRSSGGSSKALSTCSAHFTVVTLFFGPCIFIYVWPFTNFPIDKVLSVFYTIFTPLLNPMIYTLRNKDVKGSMRKLSSRVFKSRKTDHNP from the coding sequence ATGGCCTGGAATAATCAGTCAGTCATAACTGAATTCATACTACAGGGTCTCTCCAGTTCTTGGGAACTCCAGATCTTCTATTTCCTGTTTTTCTCCATAGTCTAtgcagccactgtcctggggaaccTCCTTATCATGCTCACCATCGTGTCAGAGCCACGCCTTCACTCCCCTATGTACTTTCTGCTGGGCAATCTCTCCTTCATTGACATGTCTCTGGCCTCTTTCGCCACCCCCAAAATGATTGCAGATTTCCTCAGTGATCACAAAGCCATCTCTTTTGAAGGCTGCATTACTCAGATATTCTTCCTGCATCTCTTAGGGGGTGCTGAGATTGTACTGCTGATATCCATGTCTTTTGATAGCTACGTGGCTATATGTAAGCCTCTACGTTACTTAACCATCACGAGCCGGAGAATGTGTGTTGGGCTTGTGACACTTTCCTGGATCATCGGCATCTTCCATGCCATGAGTCAGTTAGCATTTACTGTGAATCTGCCCTTCTGTGGACCCAATGAAGTGGACAGCTTCTTTTGTGACCTCCCCTTGGTGATTAAACTCGCCTGCGTAGACACGTACATTCTGGGAGTGTTTATGATCTCAACCAGTGGCATGATTGCTCTGGTGTGCTTCATCCTCCTGGTGATCTCCTACACTGTCGTCCTGGTCACCGTTCGGCAACGTTCCTCTGGTGGGTCCTCCAAAGCCCTCTCCACTTGCAGTGCCCACTTCACTGTCGTGACCCTTTTCTTTGGCCCGTGCATTTTCATCTATGTGTGGCCTTTCACAAATTTCCCAATAGACAAAGTGCTCTCAGTGTTTTATACCATTTTCACTCCCCTCTTGAATCCAATGATTTATACCCTTAGAAATAAAGATGTCAAGGGTTCCATGAGGAAACTTAGCAGCCGTGTCTTTAAGTCTAGAAAGACTGATCACAACCCTTGA
- the LOC131405878 gene encoding olfactory receptor 4N2-like — translation MESENSTVVTEFIFLGLTQSRDIQLLVFVLVLIFYLIILPGNFLLILTIRSDPGLTAPLYFFLGNLAFLDASYSFIVAPRMLVDFLSEKKVISYRGCITQLFFLHFLGGGEGLLLVVMAFDRYMAICRPLHYSAVMNPRACYVLLLALWLGGFVHSIIQVALILHLPFCGPNLLDNFFCDVPQVIKLACTDTFVVELLMVFNSGLMTLLCFLGLLASYAVILCRVRGSSSEGKSKAMSTCTTHIIVIFLMFGPGIFIYTRPFRAFPADKLVSLFHTVIFPLLNPVIYTLRNQEVKASVRRLFNQHIA, via the coding sequence atggagagtgagaacAGTACAGTGGTGACAGAATTCATCTTCCTTGGTCTGACCCAGTCTCGAGATATTCAGCTCCTGGTCTTTgtgctagttttaattttttacctCATCATCCTCCCTGGAAATttcctcctcatcctcaccaTCAGATCAGACCCTGGTCTCACAGCCCCCCTCTACTTCTTTCTGGGCAACTTGGCCTTCCTGGATGCATCCTACTCCTTCATTGTGGCTCCCAGGATGCTGGTGGACTTCCTCTCTGAGAAGAAGGTGATCTCCTACAGAGGCTGCATCACCCAGCTCTTTTTCTTGCACTTccttggaggaggggagggcttaCTCCTTGTTGTGATGGCCTTTGACCGCTACATGGCCATCTGTCGTCCTTTGCATTATTCAGCTGTCATGAACCCTAGAGCCTGCTATGTCTTGCTGTTGGCTCTGTGGCTTGGAGGCTTTGTCCACTCCATTATCCAGGTGGCCCTCATCCTCCACTTGCCCTTCTGTGGCCCAAACCTACTGGATAACTTCTTCTGTGATGTGCCTCAGGTCATCAAGCTGGCCTGCACAGACACCTTTGTGGTGGAGCTCCTGATGGTCTTCAACAGTGGTCTCATGACCCTCCTGTGCTTCCTAGGGCTTCTGGCCTCCTATGCTGTCATCCTCTGCCGTGTACGTGGGTCCTCCTCAGAGGGGAAGAGCAAGGCCATGTCCACATGCACCACCCACATCATTGTTATATTTCTCATGTTTGGTCCTGGCATCTTTATCTACACTCGCCCCTTCAGAGCCTTCCCAGCTGACAAGTTGGTTTCTCTCTTTCACACTGTGATTTTTCCATTGTTGAATCCTGTGATTTATACCCTTCGCAACCAGGAAGTTAAAGCTTCCGTGAGGAGGTTGTTTAATCAGCACATAGCCtaa
- the LOC131405874 gene encoding olfactory receptor 4K2-like, whose translation MEGFNHSRVSEFMLLGLIDSPELQIFFFVMFSIFYLMTMLGNCLILFMVLSTPHLHSPVYFLLSNLSLIDMCLSSFATPKMIMGFFAQHKTISFEGCISQIFFLHLFTGTEIMLLISMSFDRYIAICKPLHYSIIMSQRVCVGLVITSWTVGFLHTMSQLAFTLYLPFCGPNVVDSFFCDLPLVIQLACVDIYVLGIFMISTSGVIALISFLLLLTSYIIVLVTFKDLSSPGSSKAFSTCTAHFIVVLMFFGPCIFIYVWPFTNFLVDKVLSVFYTIFTPFLNPLIYTLQNQEVKTALKKKLSNQYLNLGKTAPRYPMQ comes from the coding sequence ATGGAAGGGTTCAACCATTCCAGAGTGTCTGAATTCATGTTACTTGGACTTATTGATTCTCCTGAGctccagattttcttctttgtaatgttttccattttctatttAATGACCATGTTGGGCAACTGCCTGATTTTGTTCATGGTCCTGTCCACCCCACACCTTCACTCCCCCGTGTACTTCCTGCTCAGCAATCTCTCTCTGATTGACATGTGCCTGTCCTCCTTTGCCACTCCAAAAATGATCATGGGCTTCTTTGCTCAGCACAAGACCATCTCCTTTGAAGGCTGCAtttctcagattttctttttgcatCTCTTCACTGGGACTGAGATTATGCTGCTGATCTCCATGTCTTTTGACAGGTACATTGCCATATGCAAACCTCTCCATTATTCAATAATTATGAGCCAAAGAGTGTGTGTAGGGCTTGTGATAACATCTTGGACAGTGGGCTTCCTGCACACAATGAGCCAGTTAGCTTTTACCCTCTATTTACCCTTCTGTGGTCCAAATGTTGTAGACAGTTTCTTCTGTGACCTTCCTTTAGTCATCCAGCTGGCTTGTGTAGATATATATGTTCTTGGAATCTTCATGATCTCAACCAGTGGTGTGATTGCTCTTATAAGTTTTCTGCTTTTGCTCACTTCCTATATAATTGTTCTTGTCACTTTCAAGGATCTCTCCTCCCCAGGATCATCTAAGGCTTTTTCTACCTGCACTGCACATTTTATAGTTGTGTTAATGTTCTTTGGACCTTGCATCTTCATCTATGTGTGGCCTTTCACAAACTTCCTGGTGGACAAAGTTCTCTCTGTTTTCTACACCATCTTCACCCCCTTTCTGAATCCACTTATCTATACTTTGCAAAACCAGGAAGTGAAGACAGCTTTGAAGAAGAAACTAAGTAACCAATATTTAAATCTTGGGAAAACTGCTCCAAGATATCCAATGCAATGA